One genomic segment of Musa acuminata AAA Group cultivar baxijiao chromosome BXJ3-3, Cavendish_Baxijiao_AAA, whole genome shotgun sequence includes these proteins:
- the LOC103977211 gene encoding myb-related protein 305 — MCEEDMELRRGPWTLEEDKLLIHYIACHGEGRWNLLARCSGLKRTGKSCRLRWLNYLKPDVKRGNLSPEEQLLILELHAKWGNRWSRIAQHLPGRTDNEIKNYWRTRVQKQARQLKVDANSATFRDAVRCYWMPRLLANMDSSHTTQSQDASTNTGTQQAHYRDSLASSSCSTALPQLTDHMSELPSRPPDELDAVTFNPFATGYSTSDAYDLDTSWDLSPMSPASAPTYPAVDCTVSNDDCSRNVGDGLWSMDELYDMLKSYMSGAAPEVPLGGHNS, encoded by the exons ATGTGTGAGGAGGACATGGAGCTACGGAGAGGGCCTTGGACTCTAGAGGAGGACAAGCTCCTCATCCACTACATTGCTTGCCACGGCGAAGGTCGTTGGAATCTCCTTGCTAGGTGCTCAG GCTTGAAGAGAACCGGCAAGAGTTGTCGGCTTAGGTGGTTGAATTACTTGAAGCCTGATGTAAAGCGAGGCAATCTCTCCCCTGAAGAACAGCTGCTGATCCTTGAACTCCATGCCAAGTGGGGAAACAG gTGGTCTAGAATTGCGCAACATCTACCGGGGAGAACAGACAACGAGATAAAGAACTACTGGAGGACTCGAGTGCAGAAGCAGGCGAGGCAGCTGAAGGTGGACGCCAACAGCGCCACGTTCCGAGATGCCGTGCGCTGCTACTGGATGCCGAGGTTGCTTGCCAACATGGACTCTTCTCACACCACGCAATCTCAAGATGCCAGCACCAACACCGGAACCCAGCAAGCTCATTACCGGGACTCACTCGCCTCATCGTCCTGCTCCACCGCGCTGCCTCAGCTCACAGATCACATGTCCGAGCTCCCATCGAGGCCACCCGACGAGCTCGATGCCGTCACCTTCAACCCTTTCGCCACTGGCTACTCCACGAGCGACGCCTACGACCTAGACACCAGCTGGGACCTATCGCCGATGTCGCCGGCATCGGCGCCTACTTATCCAGCCGTCGATTGCACCGTATCCAACGACGATTGCAGCAGAAATGTTGGCGATGGCTTGTGGAGCATGGATGAGTTATATGACATGCTAAAAAGCTACATGAGTGGAGCAGCACCTGAGGTTCCTCTCGGTGGTCACAACTCTTAG
- the LOC135633816 gene encoding uncharacterized protein LOC135633816, translated as MEDGLESSAWAGVSPRISFSYEPPQAGISDSTEGGDRGVDASLPLVMPVSSDFDFGLDAGAILSHDSSLADDLFSDGKLLPVPIRNPSSSSSSSAAEAGRKRSSLREIMATSDEDDAGIRGPSRGRSFWRFRRSNLCPLPLLRSKSSGSSAERYCNMPTINTTAGVSPWTESRTRTYYYYSGNSRGSQGNAVRISPILNVPTPSSLSIFGFLLCKRGDKAMAKSSAVTCYP; from the coding sequence ATGGAGGACGGCTTGGAGAGCTCGGCATGGGCGGGGGTGAGCCCAAGAATCTCCTTCTCCTACGAACCCCCCCAGGCCGGCATCTCGGACTCCACCGAAGGCGGCGATCGCGGAGTCGACGCTTCCCTTCCCCTGGTCATGCCCGTATCCTCCGACTTCGACTTCGGCCTCGACGCCGGCGCCATTCTCTCCCACGATTCTTCCCTCGCCGACGACCTCTTCTCCGACGGCAAACTCCTCCCCGTACCCATCAGGaatccttcctcctcctcgtcatcATCAGCGGCGGAGGCCGGGAGGAAGCGCAGCAGTCTTCGAGAGATCATGGCGACCTCGGACGAGGACGACGCCGGCATCAGAGGGCCATCCCGGGGCAGGTCCTTCTGGCGGTTCCGCAGGAGCAACCTTTGCCCGCTTCCACTGCTGCGGAGCAAGTCCTCCGGGTCAAGCGCCGAGAGGTACTGCAACATGCCCACCATCAACACGACCGCCGGCGTCAGCCCATGGACTGAGTCGAGGACGAGGACGTACTACTATTATTCGGGGAATTCGCGGGGATCGCAAGGCAATGCGGTGAGAATAAGTCCGATCCTGAACGTGCCGACGCCGAGCAGCCTGAGCatcttcggcttcctcctctgcaAGCGTGGGGACAAGGCCATGGCCAAGAGCTCAGCCGTGACTTGTTATCCATAG